A genome region from Gossypium hirsutum isolate 1008001.06 chromosome A04, Gossypium_hirsutum_v2.1, whole genome shotgun sequence includes the following:
- the LOC107949316 gene encoding aluminum-activated malate transporter 8, whose product MDIGSTAQEKARFFAGAWGRFKALPGKLMAIIISIAMSIKKLGQDDPRRLIHSFKVGLALSLVSLLYYARPLYDGFGVAGMWAVLTVVVVFEFTVGGTLSKCLNRGFATFLAGGLGIGADYFASLFGKQGEPIVLGILVFVLAAAATFSRFFPRIKARYDYGVLIFILTFSLVAVSGYRVDELVVLAHQRLSTIIMGGATCMLISIFICPVWAGEDLHKAVASNLEKLATYLEGFGDVYFQSCKDGGSGVGSKDGNGKSFLHQGYKSILNSKNSEESLANFARWEPGHGRFPLRYPWKHYLKIGALARQCAYRIEAINGCINSDIQASEEFKSKIEGPCSRMSAECGKALKALATSMKMMTDPSSANPHVENSKAAMKDLKFALKASSMENADFLAIVPVSTVGSVLVEITKCIEKISEAVHELSQRAHFSKTVEPTVSPEKPQQQQQLLHRGMVRPVPDTSDDGNSDDVVITIQEITTDSPEKGKPDQHRVPKSGQV is encoded by the exons ATGGATATTGGGTCAACAGCTCAAGAGAAAGCCAGGTTTTTTGCCGGTGCATGGGGCAGGTTTAAGGCTTTGCCTGGTAAGTTGATGGCCATAATTATATCAATTGCCATGAGCATCAAAAAGCTTGGGCAAGATGACCCAAGAAGGCTCATTCACTCCTTCAAAGTGGGACTTGCTCTGTCCTTGGTGTCATTGTTGTACTACGCTAGGCCTCTCTATGATGGTTTTGGGGTGGCTGGAATGTGGGCAGTGCTAACagttgtggttgtatttgaattTACAGTAG GTGGAACTCTAAGCAAGTGCTTGAATAGAGGATTCGCAACGTTTCTAGCTGGTGGCCTTGGGATTGGAGCAGACTACTTTGCAAGCTTATTTGGAAAGCAAGGAGAACCCATTGTCCTGGGAATCCTTGTTTTTGTACTAG CTGCAGCAGCAACATTTTCAAGGTTTTTCCCAAGGATCAAGGCAAGATATGATTATGGAGTTTTGATATTTATACTGACCTTCAGCTTGGTAGCTGTTTCGGGGTACCGAGTGGATGAATTGGTAGTGCTAGCTCATCAAAGACTATCGACAATTATAATGGGGGGAGCAACTTGTATGCTTATATCCATTTTTATTTGTCCAGTATGGGCTGGTGAAGATCTTCACAAGGCAGTCGCTTCCAACCTGGAAAAGCTTGCTACTTACCTAGAAG gATTTGGAGATGTATATTTTCAATCATGTAAAGATGGAGGGAGTGGTGTGGGTTCAAAGGATGGCAATGGCAAATCATTTCTTCACCAGGGATATAAAAGTATTCTAAACTCAAAAAACAGTGAAGAATCTTTG GCAAATTTCGCAAGATGGGAGCCTGGACATGGCCGCTTCCCACTTCGTTATCCGTGGAAACACTACTTGAAGATTGGAGCTCTGGCTCGACAATGTGCCTATCGGATTGAAGCTATTAATGGCTGCATTAATTCTGATATCCAg GCATCGGAAGAGTTCAAAAGTAAGATTGAAGGACCATGTTCTAGAATGAGTGCAGAATGCGGTAAGGCATTAAAAGCATTAGCCACATCCATGAAAATGATGACAGATCCTTCCTCTGCGAATCCCCATGTAGAGAACTCCAAAGCTGCCATGAAAGACCTCAAATTTGCTCTCAAAGCTTCCTCCATGGAGAATGCAGACTTCCTAGCAATAGTGCCGGTCTCCACGGTGGGTTCTGTCCTGGTTGAGATAACCAAATGCATTGAGAAAATATCGGAAGCAGTCCATGAACTTTCCCAACGAGCTCATTTCAGCAAGACTGTGGAACCAACTGTTTCACCGGAGAAAccacagcagcagcagcagctgcTTCACCGGGGAATGGTCCGACCAGTTCCGGACACTTCTGACGATGGGAACAGCGACGATGTTGTCATCACAATACAAGAAATCACCACCGATTCGCCCGAGAAGGGAAAGCCCGATCAGCATCGGGTGCCAAAGTCTGGCCAAGTGTAA